In one Aquila chrysaetos chrysaetos chromosome 24, bAquChr1.4, whole genome shotgun sequence genomic region, the following are encoded:
- the DENND2D gene encoding DENN domain-containing protein 2D isoform X1: protein MASIGNFFRRSLRRSGRREGKEEASAAENNPSRMPQGKPGERSSVLYSAGQFFFEYLVVVSLKKMSDGRYEPKITYQFPKRENLLKGQKEEEERLLQAIPLFCFPDGNNWAPVTEFTSETFSFVLTNVDGSRKIGYCRRLLPSGRGVRLPEVFCIISCLGCFGLFSKILDEVEKRRQISMAVIYPFMQGLRESPFPAPGKTVTIKSFIPESGTELIELTRPVDAHLEHVEFQALLQRLSPHLILHIFASAVLERRLIFLAEELSVLSQCIHAVAALLYPFTWAHTYIPVVPECLLDTVCCPTPFMVGIQMRHLERVLDQPMEEALIVDLCEGKILRAVGDEEEILPVKLQNEMLTSLNRHNNNNNVHTSEQVNTLVSEAFVQFFVRMVGHYASHIKWSKNGLGIFQERAFCKAITSKTNRKFVKKFVKTNMFSLFIEEAEKSRIPQEAYFQQKITEYHEQKKHRRDS from the exons ATGGCCTCCATCGGCAACTTCTTCCGACGGAGCCTGCGGCGCTCCGGCCGCCGAG aaggaaaagaggaggcctctgctgcagaaaacaaccCCTCACGGATGCCGCAGGGGAAGCCGGGAGAGCGGAGCTCTGTCCTCTATTCTGCTGGACAGTTTTTCTTTGAGTACCTGGTGGTAGTGTCACTGAAGAAGATGTCAGATGGACGTTATGAACCCAAGATAACCTACCAGTTCCCAAAG CGTGAGAACTTGCtgaagggccagaaggaggaggaggaacgtCTCTTGCAAGCCATCCCCCTCTTCTGCTTCCCAGACGGCAACAACTGGGCCCCTGTCACTGAGTTCACCAG CGAAACCTTTTCTTTCGTCCTGACCAACGTGGACGGCAGCAGGAAGATCGGCTACTGCAGGCGGCTGCTG CCATCCGGCCGTGGTGTCCGCCTCCCTGAAGTCTTCTGCATCATCAGCTGCCTGGGCTGCTTTGGGCTCTTCTCCAAG atCTTGGACGAGGTGGAGAAGAGACGCCAGATCTCCATGGCAGTGATTTACCCCTTCATGCAGGGCCTTCGGGAATCGCCCTTCCCAGCTCCAGGGAAAACCGTCACCATTAAAAGCTTCATCCCTGAGTCAGGCACAGAG CTCATTGAGCTCACGCGGCCTGTGGACGCCCACCTGGAGCACGTGGAGTTTCAGGCTCTGCTCCAGCGGCTCAGCCCCCACCTCATCCTGCACATCTTTGCCTCTGCCGTGTTGGAGCGACGGCTCATTTtcctggcagaggagctgag CGTCCTGTCGCAGTGCATCCATGCAGTGGCTGCTCTCCTCTACCCCTTCACCTGGGCTCACACCTACATCCCCGTGGTCCCCGAGTGCCTGCTCGACACCGTCTGCTGCCCCACACCCTTCATGGTCGGCATCCAGATGCGGCACCTGGAGCGGGTCCTGGACCAGCCGATGGAGGAG GCTCTGATAGTGGATCTCTGTGAAGGGAAGATCCTCCGGGCG GTCGGTGATGAGGAGGAGATCTTGCCCGTCAAGCTGCAGAACGAGATGCTGACATCTCTGAACAggcacaacaacaacaacaacgtACATA CATCCGAGCAGGTGAACACACTTGTCTCCGAAGCCTTCGTGCAATTCTTCGTCCGAATGGTTGGCCACTACGCCTCACACATCAAGTGGAGTAAAAACGGCTTGGGCATCTTCCAGGAGCGAGCATTCTGCAAAGCCATCACCTCCAAGACCAACCGCAAGTTTGTGAAGAAGTTTGTGAAGACGAACATGTTTTCCCTATTTATTGAGGAGGCAGAAAAGAGCAGGATCCCACAGGAAG CatatttccagcagaaaataacaGAGTACCACGAACAGAAGAAGCACCGAAGGGACTCCTGA
- the DENND2D gene encoding DENN domain-containing protein 2D isoform X2: protein MASIGNFFRRSLRRSGRREGKEEASAAENNPSRMPQGKPGERSSVLYSAGQFFFEYLVVVSLKKMSDGRYEPKITYQFPKRENLLKGQKEEEERLLQAIPLFCFPDGNNWAPVTEFTSETFSFVLTNVDGSRKIGYCRRLLPSGRGVRLPEVFCIISCLGCFGLFSKILDEVEKRRQISMAVIYPFMQGLRESPFPAPGKTVTIKSFIPESGTELIELTRPVDAHLEHVEFQALLQRLSPHLILHIFASAVLERRLIFLAEELSVLSQCIHAVAALLYPFTWAHTYIPVVPECLLDTVCCPTPFMVGIQMRHLERVLDQPMEEVGDEEEILPVKLQNEMLTSLNRHNNNNNVHTSEQVNTLVSEAFVQFFVRMVGHYASHIKWSKNGLGIFQERAFCKAITSKTNRKFVKKFVKTNMFSLFIEEAEKSRIPQEAYFQQKITEYHEQKKHRRDS from the exons ATGGCCTCCATCGGCAACTTCTTCCGACGGAGCCTGCGGCGCTCCGGCCGCCGAG aaggaaaagaggaggcctctgctgcagaaaacaaccCCTCACGGATGCCGCAGGGGAAGCCGGGAGAGCGGAGCTCTGTCCTCTATTCTGCTGGACAGTTTTTCTTTGAGTACCTGGTGGTAGTGTCACTGAAGAAGATGTCAGATGGACGTTATGAACCCAAGATAACCTACCAGTTCCCAAAG CGTGAGAACTTGCtgaagggccagaaggaggaggaggaacgtCTCTTGCAAGCCATCCCCCTCTTCTGCTTCCCAGACGGCAACAACTGGGCCCCTGTCACTGAGTTCACCAG CGAAACCTTTTCTTTCGTCCTGACCAACGTGGACGGCAGCAGGAAGATCGGCTACTGCAGGCGGCTGCTG CCATCCGGCCGTGGTGTCCGCCTCCCTGAAGTCTTCTGCATCATCAGCTGCCTGGGCTGCTTTGGGCTCTTCTCCAAG atCTTGGACGAGGTGGAGAAGAGACGCCAGATCTCCATGGCAGTGATTTACCCCTTCATGCAGGGCCTTCGGGAATCGCCCTTCCCAGCTCCAGGGAAAACCGTCACCATTAAAAGCTTCATCCCTGAGTCAGGCACAGAG CTCATTGAGCTCACGCGGCCTGTGGACGCCCACCTGGAGCACGTGGAGTTTCAGGCTCTGCTCCAGCGGCTCAGCCCCCACCTCATCCTGCACATCTTTGCCTCTGCCGTGTTGGAGCGACGGCTCATTTtcctggcagaggagctgag CGTCCTGTCGCAGTGCATCCATGCAGTGGCTGCTCTCCTCTACCCCTTCACCTGGGCTCACACCTACATCCCCGTGGTCCCCGAGTGCCTGCTCGACACCGTCTGCTGCCCCACACCCTTCATGGTCGGCATCCAGATGCGGCACCTGGAGCGGGTCCTGGACCAGCCGATGGAGGAG GTCGGTGATGAGGAGGAGATCTTGCCCGTCAAGCTGCAGAACGAGATGCTGACATCTCTGAACAggcacaacaacaacaacaacgtACATA CATCCGAGCAGGTGAACACACTTGTCTCCGAAGCCTTCGTGCAATTCTTCGTCCGAATGGTTGGCCACTACGCCTCACACATCAAGTGGAGTAAAAACGGCTTGGGCATCTTCCAGGAGCGAGCATTCTGCAAAGCCATCACCTCCAAGACCAACCGCAAGTTTGTGAAGAAGTTTGTGAAGACGAACATGTTTTCCCTATTTATTGAGGAGGCAGAAAAGAGCAGGATCCCACAGGAAG CatatttccagcagaaaataacaGAGTACCACGAACAGAAGAAGCACCGAAGGGACTCCTGA